The genomic DNA AATCGTCTGCCCCAACTTCAAATCCCTGTACCCGGTTGATTTCTTCCCCTTTGGCCGTGAGCATCAGCACCGGCGTCGACTTGATCTGCCGCAAACGGCTGCACACCTCGACTCCGTCAATTCCCGGAAGCATTACGTCGAGAAGGATCAAGCCGTAATCATTGGAGGTTGCTTTTTTGAGAGCGGTCTCACCATCTTCCGCTTCATCAATTTCATAACCCTCTTTTTCCAAATACATTTTGAGCAGACGGCGAATACGTTCCTCATCGTCCACTACGAGAATGCGGTTTTCTTGATCTGACATGAACAACAACCCCTTCATCATCTTCCCATTCGCTTAAGCACTAGTAAATGGTTACATTATATCATTAGTCCGTACCCGCGTAAGAATGCAAACCGGCGATGATCAGATTAACGCCTACGAGCGTGAACATGACAACCAGAAATCCTAATACGGCAAGCCACGAGGCTTTGCGGCCATAGAATCCCCGGGATAACCGAAGATGGAGATACACGCTATAGAATAACCAGGTAATGAGCGCCCATACTTCTTTAGGGTCCCACCCCCAGAATCTGCCCCAGGCCTGCTGAGCCCAGATCATCGCAAAGACGAGCGCGCCTAGCGTAAACACCGGAAATCCGATGGCAATCGAACGGTAACTGATTTCATCGAGAAGATCAGCGTCTAAGCCTTTTACGGCCGGTGACACCGCTTCGCTAATCGGCTTGCGGATAATAAGCCTTAACAAACCGTATAGGACCGTCCCGGTAATGAACGCCCATACAAGCGTATTGGTTTTGCGCCCTGAGCTCTCTCCTTTGAACCAGGACGGAACCTCCATCCACGGCTTGCTCATGCCAAGGAAAGAATCGGCGCTAACCAATTGGCTGTTATGGGGCGCCACGATCGGCGGCAAGTTGTATACCATTTCAACTGTTCTAGACTGCTCGGTTTCCGTAGGTTTAGGCATAAACACGGCTTCGTACCCGGCGGCACGGAAAGCAAAAACCGACACGATAAATCCCACTACTATAATAATAGAATAAAACGTAAATTCAAGCCATAGCTTCTGGCGACGCGCCGATTTGTCGGTCCCCTTGAAATCGACGGTACGCAAAAGATACATCAGGCCTGCGGCACAAGCGATTGCAAAAAAGGATTCCCCGGCCGCGGCCAACGTGACGTGAATATACAACCAGATCGAGCGCAAGGACGGGATCAAAGGCTGCACGTCCTTCGGAAACACTGCCGCATACGCCATGACGACGATCCCCAGCGGTGTCGCGAACAAACCAAGCAGGGCTTTGCGGTAAATCAAATACAGTACCGTAAATGCCATGATGATCATTAGGGACAGGAAGGACATGAATTCATACATGTTGCTGACCGGAATATGTCCTGACCAAGCCCATCTCGTTGCTACGTACACCAAATGAGTGATAAGTCCAAGCGTGGAAGTAATAAACGAAATTTTTCCCCATTTGCGCTCATGCACCTGCGGATCACGATTTTTCCACGTTTTTCCCGTGATCGTCACCACATAAAAACAAAATGCCACACAATAAAGTAAAAAAGCAATGACAAATGCCTGTTTACTGATATCCAATATATTCATGACCGGTTTCCTCCGTTATCCAAAGACTTCTCATCCACTTCAATTCCCATCGTTTCCAGGAACGATGACACTTCACGCCTCATTCCAAACCAATTCTTGGTCGTATGCCCGCCCAAGGTCAGGATGCCGTCATCGATGCGCAGCCAAATTCTGCGATGCTGCCAATAGAAGCCCATAATGAGCCCCACCATGACGATTCCGAGTCCGGTCCATACAAAAGGCATGGCGCGGTCGATGCGGATATTCAAAAAACTTGTGAAATGAATGAAGTCAACGTCCTCCATTGCTATCATATCGAATCTCAGCTTGTGGTTAATGCCTCCCAGCGCTTCATTCAGCTTATCCTGACCGAAAAGCTCCTGCTGCTGAAGGAACGGAAAGTAGATGAATTGTCCTCCATCCTCGGGCAGACCCGGTCCGGTGATCGTAAACAAGAAGGCTGGCGCATTCGGCTCGCCCGATTTCGTAATCGGTTTATTATTCTCGTCCAGGCCGAAATCCAAATACTTGTCTTTTAGCTTCAAATGATAAGGTCCTACGTCATATTCCGTCTCGGGGTCGTTCATACGGAGCATAAACTTACCATACACTTCCCCCGTCTCCTGATCCACTAGTGTCGGCTGGACATAACGCAGCGTCGTAACCTCCTCGAAGTCGAATTGATAGGCTTGAAGTCCTTTGTAGCTCAAAGGATCATTGACACGGATGTTGTGCCGGTCGACCTCTACAAGCTCGGGTTCTTTCAAAGGGTCATTACAGCTGGCGACGCACTGGTACAGCACAGCTTTCGTCTCGAACAGCTTTGGAACGATTTTCCCCTTCTGTTTGAATTCATCGGACATCTCATCCTCAGTATAATATTCCACGGTAAATTTCTCATTTTTCAAATAATAGTTCGTATCGGGAATCTGCGTGATTTCTCCTTCGGGAAACCAATAGTGCTCGTCCAAATGAAGGCCGGGCAGCCCGCGGAACAACACGGCGAGCAGGAAAACAATCAGGCCGATATGAATGACGTACGGGCCCCAGCGGCTGAAACGCTGCTTCTCCGCCAGCAAAGCCCCGCCGTCGGTATGAACCCGGTAACCCTTCTTCTTCAGCGGAGCGATGGCCCGGTTCACCCATTCCTCTCCACGGCCAGAAACGGGTCCCTGATAGACCACCCTTTGACGGGTCAAGAACTGCATGTGCTTGCGGATTTTCTGCTTGGACAGCGCTCGATAGAGCGGCAATACCCTGTCCAAACTGCAAATCACAAGCGATGCGCCAATCATGACAAGCAGCAGAATGAACCACCAGGAATTGTACGTGTCGGATAGTCCGAGCATATAGTAAATTTCACCGATGGTTCCATACTTCTGTTTATAGTACGTGGAAGGGTCGAAATTTTTAACAAACATGGTCTCCTGGGTAAATACGGTGCCAAGCATTGCTGCAACCAATGTAATGCTGATCAGGTACACCGCTACTTTAACCGAGGAGAAGAAATTCCAGATTTTATCGATGAAATTAGGATTGGCCCGCTGTGAGCGGCGGGCTACCCCATCGTAGCGCATCTCCAGCAATTCGCTGGAGCTATGGTCCGCTTCTTCGTATTGAGGTTTGCCGCATGCTTCGCAGAGCACCGTGCCGACCGGATTCTGATGCCCGCATTCGCATTTCGTATTTTTAATCAATGTCAGGTCCTCCTATTCATCAATTGGACGCAACGAGCGTGGCGATTTGTTGGTTAAGCGTCTTCAAATTCAGCTCGCCCTGATGGATGGAGATAATTTTGCCTCGCTTATTCACGAAAAAGGTAGTCGGCATCGGCACAACCCCATATTTTCTGACGATTTCATTCTTCTTATCGAACAAGATTGGAAAATCGACTCCAGTTTGCTTCACAAAATTGGCCACAGTCAAATCGTCTTCTCCGGTATTAATCCCCAGGATAACGACGTCCTGATCCTTCCATTTCTCCCATTGCGTCTGCAAGGCCGGCATTTCGTTCACGCAGTACTTACACCAGGTCGCCCAGAAGTTAATGACCAGCGCCTTGCCCTGGTATTTCTCCAGATTATGTACCTGTCCGTCTAGACCGCGCAAATTGAAGGCAGGAGGTTTATCGCCAGCTTGAGGAATCCCCTTCTCGCCTCCAAACACAGCCGTGCCTATCGCATAACCTCCCAATATGACGATAAGCGTCAATATGATAATTTGTACCGGACGCCTTGCCTTACCCATTATCAGCACTCCTTCTATGACAAAGCTCATACTATATGGACAAAAGGTGAATATCCTATGAACATTATAACGAAAAGTGTCATAGATGCCGCTAGGTTAAATTTGAACTTTATGTGACCTTCTATCGTTTTCTCGGCTTACCTGCGCTTCGCGCTTGCTTGAACAGCTCTTCGACCTCTTCCTTGCTCAAATGACGGTACAGCCCTCTTTTCAAATTATCAAGGTAAAGACCTCCGAAGGAAATTCGCTTCAGCTTCGTAACCGGGTGCTGGATCGCCTCGAACATCCGGCGCACTTGACGATTGCGGCCCTCGTGAATCGTAATGCTGATGACCGCTTGCTTGCCGTCGGGATCCACGTCGTAGTACTCCACCTCGGCCGGCGCTGTCATCCCATCCTCCAGCATGACGCCGTCCTTCAGCTTCTCCAGCTCCGTACCGTGCGGTACTCCTTTGACGGTAGCCAGGTAGGTTTTGGGCACATGGTGTTTCGGATGCGTCAGCAAATGGGCAAAGTCGCCGTCGTTGGTCAGCAGCAGCAGCCCCTCCGTATCATAATCCAGACGGCCTACAGGATACAGCCGCTCGGTAATGCCTTTCAAGTAGTCGGTGACGATTTTTCTTCCCTGCGGGTCGGAAGCACTCGTGATCACACCTTTGGGTTTGTTGAACATGATATAGATTTTCTTCTCTGCCCCTATCGTTTTCCCGTTTACGGTAATGACATCCACAGCCGGGTCAGCCTTCGTTCCAAGTGCTGTAACCGTTTCGCCGTTCACCTGCACCTGGCCGCTCGTAATCAATTCCTCGCATTTGCGGCGCGATGCCACACCGGCAGCGGCCAATATTTTCTGTAATCTTTCCATTATCTCTAGTCACCTCATAAACATGATACCTATATGAAAGAAAAATCACAATAGCACGGGTTATCCGGCAAAAATAAAGAGCCGTCCGAACTGTTGTTCAACAGTCGAAACGGCTTGTCAACCGAATATCAGCAAGCATACTGCAATCGCGGCCACAAAACCTACGGCATCCGAGAAGAGCCCGACCTTTAAGGCATAGCGTCCGTTGCGGATGCCGATGGCCCCAAAGTATACGGTCAGCACGTAGAGAGTCGTGTCGGTGCTTCCCTGTACTGTAGAGGCGATCCGGCCGATCATGGAATCTGGCCCGTACGTCTTGATCAGGTCGGTGGTGAAGGCCAGGGAGCCGGTTCCCGTCAAGGGGCGGAGTATTCCTAAAGGCATTACTTCGGGCGGCACATGCAGCATTTTAAGGAGCGGACCCATCCAGCCTGTAAAAAATTCGAGCGCGCCAGATGCGCGAAAGACGCTAATGGCCACCATCATCCCTACTAAGTGGGGGATAATCCCAATCGCTGTGGAGAAGCCATCCTTGGCTCCGTCCACAAAAGATTCGTACACCGGAACCTTTTTCATAAATGCATATAACGGAATAAATGCAATCATCATGGGAACGGCCCACGCCGAAATAATATTAATCCAATCCAGCAAGGACGATCACCTCTTCATCGTTATTGCGGAAGCGGGCGCAGGCGGATTCGGCGTGCGGCGGAAAGTGCGGTGCCGATACCAGCGGTCTGCTGCAATCGCCGCCGCGGTCGCTATGGCCGTCGCCAGCAAGGTCGAGCCGACGATATCCGCCGCGTTGGCGGAGCCGAAGTTGAGCCGGATGGCAATCAAAGTCGTTGGGATTAAGGTAATGCTCGCAGTATTCAGCGCGAGGAGCGTACACATCGCTGCCGATGCCGTTTCCTTGTCCGGATTAAGCTCCTGCAGCTCCTGCATCGCTTTAATGCCCATCGGCGTCGCAGCATTTCCCAGCCCCAGAAGGTTCGCGCTCATATTCGAAAGAATATATCCCATCGCAGGGTGGTTCTTTGGAACATCCGGAAACAAATATGTAACGACCGGCCCAAGCAGCTTGGAAATGGCTTTGACGAGTCCCGCATCCTCTGCCATCCGCATCATTCCCATCCAGAATACGAGCACACTGATCAATCCAAAGCAAACCGTGACGCCTGTTGCGGCTCCCTCAAATGCCGCCTGGGTGACGAGATTGATATCCCCTTTCACCGCCGCAAAAGCAAAGCCGATGATGATAAGCCCTAGCCAGATTTTATTAACCATTATTTCATCCCCTCTCCTACAGGGTAAAATGCTAATCTACGAGCAGCAGTAATTTGATCACTGCCGCAAATGAATTTCCCCAGCCTCCGCCAGCAAACGCCGCCTTGGATGTCAGGTTCCCCCCCGCCGGGTCTGGCGAGGGTATGAAGCTGCCCTGCTCATAGACAGGAACCTGTCCGATTTCATGGCCATCCAGCGAGATTTTTATTTTTCCGCTGTATCCGAAGTCTTTGGCCCGCGCGCTCTGGAGAAACAGCCTGCGCTCAACGCGTTCCAGTTCCCCGCTGGCAAGGGCATAGCTGAACCCGGTACCCGTTACTAGGCCGTTCTCTACAGGCTGTCCCGCTTCAATGATTTTCTTCAGCGGATAATTGGCAAAACCATAATCGAGCAGTTTCTGGTGATCGTTCCAGTCGTCTCCATCGTTAAGTGTGACGACAGCCAGCTGCTGGCCTGCCCGGCTTGCGGAGCTGACCAGGCAGCGGCGGGCGGTTTTGGTATAGCCTGTCTTAACCCCGTCAGCTCCCTCATAGAATCGCAGCATTTTATTTTTATTATCCCATTTGTAATCCCAGGGATTATTCGGGTTGGGGGCTCGCTTGCTTCGCGTTTTAACGATTTCCTTAAATACAGGATTCTGCAGGCTGTAAGCGGTTATAACGGCCAAATCGTTAGCCGAGGAATAATGCCCCTTCGCATCTAGGCCATGCGGATTCTGGAATTGAGTATGCTTGAGCCCCAGCATTTTCACCTTTTCGTTCATTAAATGGACGAACCCTTCCTCCGACCCGCCGACATGCTCGGCGATCGCTGTCGCCGCATCATTCCCTGAGCGAAGCATCAGGCCATAGAGCAAGTTTTCCAGCGTCATCTCTTCTCCAAGCTCCAGATAGATGGAGGAGCCTTCCTTGCGATAGGCATTTTTAGTGACAGTCACCACATCATCCAATTTGCCGTGCTCGATCGCAACAATAGCTGTCATGATCTTGGTCAAGCTGGCCACTGGCATTTCCACATCGCCTTTGTGGCTGTAAAGAATGCGTCCCGACTTCACGTCGATCAGGGATGCCGCCTGTGCATGAGTTCCCGGCGGACGTGGCGCTTTATTTGATGCTGCTGCGTTTACGGGGATGAGCAACGATACAGCCATCATGGCTGCCATGCTGTAACGAAATATCAAGCGTATTGTCATTATGCGACTCCTCCGGTATTCTAGCGCTAATACTTGTACACTATATGCGGGAAAAGAGGGGAGTATGTCCACCGTTCCCGGCAAAAAAAGACCCCTCCCGAAAATCGGCGGAAAGGATCGATCAGCCTCTTCGACTGGCAAGCCTGTTTAGCTGTACGTATTTCCTGTATTATGGTCGGGAACGGGGATCCCCTGAATCGAAGCTGACGGAGTTGTTCCCGCGCCGTTGTTCGGAAACATCGATTGGATTTTGTCCATGACGTATGGAACGGCATCGATCATTTTCTCAAACAGATGGGTTTGATTATCCAGCGGAACGATGTTCACGCCCTGCTTCCCGACAACGAGAAAAGCGATCGGATTGATCGACACGCCTCCGCCGCTGCCTCCGCCAAAAGGCAGTTGTTTATCGTGCGCAGACGCCTCATGGATCTCATCTGTATTATAGTCGCTCCCGCCGGCAGCAAAGCCGAAACCAACGCGGCTAATCGGCAATATAACGCTGCCGTCCGGCGTTTCCACGGGTTCGCCGACAATTGTGTTTACATCCACCATATCTTTGATATTTTCCATGGCCGTTTGCATCAGCCCTTGGATCGGATGATCTGACATGATTAATCCTCCTCTTCAACCTAAGTAATAAGAACTACCTTCACTTCTACAGTGTGCACAGCACATGGCCGTAATATGCGTGACAAAATCAAAAGGAGCCCGCAGGCCCTAAGACCGCGAACTCCCTTAATTTCCTTTGACGGTGAAGCTCAGCCATTTTTTGAATCCGCCTTTTACCTTTAGCACACGAACAATAAGTACGAATCCGGCGTATAGCGCTCGCCCTAAGCGAATTTTGCCGCTGCATTCAAATTCGGTGACAAATTGCGGCGGCTGATCAAAGACGGGCACAACGAACAGCCTGGGCCTTTGCTTTAAGCGTATGTAGCAGGATAACCACCCGATTAACGTCGTTTTCAAGCCCCATAGCACTCCCGATAAAGTTGCGGTATGAGCCGCATTGGACAAAGCAACATTCGTGGACCAGTCCAGCTTGTCAAAAGTAACATACCTTAGCGTGCTTGCCATCCATTGCTTTAGCCCTCTTGTCGCCCGCAGCAAATCATGAAATTGATCTGCCCAAAAACGAACTTTGTCTTTATTGATGTCCTGCGCACTGCTATCCGCTTCTCCCTTTTCAAGATTGCTTGTATGTTTCTGCTCCACCTTGAAGCCGTCCTTCATATTTTTAAAAATGATGTACGGAATTTCATAGCGAAGCCGAGTTAACCCGTAAAGCGTAACTACTTCTATACGAACGGTTTCGTTCCAGTTTACTTTGCGGGCAACCAAGCGAAACTTGATCGGAGATAATAAAATGAGGACCAAAGCAATGCATGCGAGCAAAAGGATCAGGATGACTCCGAGCCAAATCCACACAGGAAAGCCCTCCATACCATTCAAATGACGATCTTGAAATAGTATGGCTCCGTAAAAAGGAAATCATGCGCTGCAGGCTGTGCTACTCCTCATTAACGTCATCAAACGTAAGCTGCTGCTCCTCCAGCTTCTGGAAAAGCAGCTGGGTCTCTTCCTCCAAATTCTCCGCACTTTCAAACTCGTTCAGGTCGGGCAAATCCTGCAGGCTGCCTAGGCCAAAATAATCCAAAAAGGCAGCTGTCGTGCCGTACAAAATTGGCCGTCCGATGGCCTCGGCACGCCCGACCTCCTGAATCAAGTCTTTGTTCACCAGCGTATGAATAGCCCGTTCCGACTTGACGCCGCGAATCTCCTCCACCTCGATCCGGGTTATCGGCTGGCGGTACGCAATGATGGATAAAGTCTCCAACGCAGCCTGGGACAAGGACGAGCGGGTCGGCGAATAGGCCAGCCTTTCGAAATAGGCTGCATGCTCCGGGAGCGTGGCCAGCTGATAATTACCCGCGAGCTGGACGATTTGCAGTCCCCTCCCCTCCCGCTCAAAGGATGACTTCATGTCCAATAGAGCATCGGTGATGATGTCCTGGCGCTGTTCTGTGACTTCGGCAATCTGCTTTACGCTGAGGCCCTCCTCTCCGGCCAGGAACAGCAATCCTTCAATAATCGATTTCAAGTCCCGATAATTCATCTGCCTTTACTTCCCCTCTCCACTCCATCACAATGTCATCAAAAAGTTTGTTTTGGTAACATACGATCTGCTTCATCTTCATCAGCTCCAATATCGCCAGAAAGGTGACCACGATTTCATGACGGTACATCTCCGGATGCAGCAGCTTGGAAAACAGCAGCCTTCCGCCTCTGCCCGTACTCTCCAGCGCAGCGATTACGTCGCGGATCCGATCCTTGACCGAAATTTCGTCCCGGTGAATTCGGGCGACCGAGCTGCGTTTCACGGCGCGGCGCAGCGCCTTCTGAAACGAAGCGATCAAGTCGGCAGCATGCAGCCCTTTTACGGGATTGTCATGCACTTCCGGCATGAAGGGCGATAAATCCTCGGCCTCCTTCGTAAAGATCAGGCTTCGCTCCCATTCCCGCTCGTGCAGATGCTCGGCAATCCCCTTGTATTTGCGATATTCGATCAGCTTGCGGATCAGCTCGTCCCGCGGATCCTCCTCATCCTCCATCAAATAATCGAAATCGTCATCGAATTCGATCACAGGCGGCTTAGGAAGCAGCTGCTTGCTCTTGATCGATAGCAGGGTAGCTGCCATAACGAGAAACTCGCTCGTGATTTCCAGCTCGAGCTCCTGCATGTTATCCAGGTATTCCAGATATTGATCGGTAATTTCACTGACTGATATTTGATATATATCGACCTCTGCCTTATCGATAAGATGAAGCAGCAGGTCCAGCGGACCCTCAAAGGTATCCAGTTTATAAGTTACTGTCGTCAATGGACATCCTCCACCCGTTAGAGGCAGTTCAAAAGGCTTTCCTTATTGCTTTCCTTATTGAACGCAAAGTGAATAAAAAATGCAGTACCCTAATTTAGGGTACTACATTAAATAAGCACTATTTTAGCAAATTCGTCAAGTTGGCCATTTCGATTGCAGCCATTGCAGCATCCCAGCCTTTGTTGCCTGCCTTCGTGCCTGCGCGCTCGATGGCCTGCTCGATATTCTCCGTAGTCACTACACCGAAGATCGTCGGAACACCTGTTTTCAATCCGATCGCGGCTACGCCCTTAGCGACTTCGTTGCATACATAATCATAATGAGACGTTGATCCACGGATGACCGTACCTAGCGTAATGACGGCATCGTATTTGCCGCTTTCGGCCATCTTTTGTGCGGCAAACGGAATCTCGAATGCTCCGGGAACCCAGGCTACGTTTACCTCCTCATCTTTTACACCATGACGTTTCAATGCGTCCAGCGCACCGCCAAGCAGCTTGCTCGTTATAAACTCGTTAAAGCGGCCAACGACGATCCCATATTTCAAACCTTCCGAGACAAGATGTCCTTCAAATACTTGTGCCATAAATCAATTCCTCCAATTTATATGATGGTCTAATTGCCCGATGTTTCGTTCTGCTCGATGTCGTCAAAATGAAGCAAATGCCCCAGTTTCTTCTGCTTCGTATGCAAATAATTGCTGTTGTCCTCATTTTCCTTCATTTGGATAGGGACACGTTCCACGACTTGCAGACCGTAGCCCTCAAGTCCGGTAATTTTACGAGGATTGTTGGTTAGCAGCCGGATCTGACGGACGCCAAGATCCTTCAGAATCTGCGCGCCGATGCCGTAATCTCGCAGGTCAGCCGGGAAGCCGAGCTTCAGGTTGGCATCAACCGTATCCAGTCCTTGCTCCTGCAGCTTGTAAGCCTTGAGCTTGTTGACCAGCCCAATGCCCCGTCCTTCCTGGCGCATGTATAGCAGGACACCGCTGCCTTCCTCTTCGATTTGCCTTAGTGCTGCCTCGAATTGCGGCCCGCAATCGCAGCGGTGGGAATGGAACACGTCTCCGGTCAGACACTCGGAATGGACCCGCACCAGCACAGGCTCCTCGCTGCTGATTTCCCCTTTGACGAGAGCGACATGCTCCTTGGCGTCTACATCGTTCGTATACGCGATCGCGCGGAACTCACCGTAGTCGGTCGGCATGCGTACCTCCACCTCCCGAGTAACGAGCTTCTCCTTCTCGTTGCGGTAATGAATCAAATCCTTGACGCTGATCAGCTTCAAGTCGAACTGCTTGGCAATCTGCACAAGATCCGGCAAGCGCGCCATCGTTCCGTCTTCCTTAATCACTTCGCAGATGACGCCGGCTGGATATGAACCGCACATCCGCGCTAGATCGACCGCCGCTTCCGTATGCCCTGCACGCCGCAGAACACCGCCCTTCTTCGCGATCAACGGGAACATATGCCCTGGTCTGCGGAAGTCGGAAGGCTTCGCGCTGGGATCCATGATCGCCTTCACCGTAAGCGAACGTTCATAGGCCGATATGCCGGTTGTTGTGTCGACATGGTCGATCGATACGGTAAAAGCCGTACCATGATAGTCCGTATTTTGCGCAACCATCGGTTTTAAATCAAGCTCTTCCGCCCGCTCCGAAGTAATCGGCAGACAGACGAGCCCGCGCCCTTCGGTAATCATGAAGTTGATGACCTCAGGCGTCGCCTTCTCGGCAAGAGCCACGAAATCCCCTTCATTCTCCCGGTCCTCATCATCGACAACGATAATGACTTTGCCGCGCATGAGCTCGTAAATGGCCTCCTCCACCCGGTCCAATTGAATATCACT from Paenibacillus woosongensis includes the following:
- a CDS encoding bifunctional 3,4-dihydroxy-2-butanone-4-phosphate synthase/GTP cyclohydrolase II, yielding MSDIQLDRVEEAIYELMRGKVIIVVDDEDRENEGDFVALAEKATPEVINFMITEGRGLVCLPITSERAEELDLKPMVAQNTDYHGTAFTVSIDHVDTTTGISAYERSLTVKAIMDPSAKPSDFRRPGHMFPLIAKKGGVLRRAGHTEAAVDLARMCGSYPAGVICEVIKEDGTMARLPDLVQIAKQFDLKLISVKDLIHYRNEKEKLVTREVEVRMPTDYGEFRAIAYTNDVDAKEHVALVKGEISSEEPVLVRVHSECLTGDVFHSHRCDCGPQFEAALRQIEEEGSGVLLYMRQEGRGIGLVNKLKAYKLQEQGLDTVDANLKLGFPADLRDYGIGAQILKDLGVRQIRLLTNNPRKITGLEGYGLQVVERVPIQMKENEDNSNYLHTKQKKLGHLLHFDDIEQNETSGN